TACGATCTTTCGGGTCTGCTGCGCCTGCTGCGGGGCAAGATCGAGGCCGATGGAAGCCTCTCGGATGACGCCAGCCCGGAGCTTCGTCGCCTCCGGCGGGCCATGGAGCGGCAGCATCGCGCCATTGAGGAGAGCCTGCGTAAGGCCCTGCGCTCTTTCTCGGAGGGCGGAAGTACGCAGGATGAACTGATTACCGTGCGCGGCGAGCGTTTCGTCATTCCGGTCAAGGCCGAGTTCAAGCGGCGGGTTCCGGGCGTGATTCATGGGTCCTCTTCATCCGGGCAGACCGTCTTCGTCGAACCGCTCGAGACCATCGAGCAGAACAACGAGCTCGTCCGGTTGCTGGACGAGGAGCAATCGGAGATTCACCGCATCCTCGTCGCAATGACCCGCGCGCTTGCGGCGGAAGCGACGCCAATCCACCTCGGGACATGCATTCTCGCCGAGGTGGAAGCGCATTGGGCGCGGGCGCGCTTTGCACTCGACCTCGACTGCGTTCGTCCATCGTTCGACACTCCCGACGCGCGGAGCATTCCGTCGGGAATCGCCGGTGTGCTGGATGAGCCGGCAAAACAGGGGCTGAGCCTCAAGGGAGCGCGTCATCCCCTGCTCGAACTGCGGATGAGGCGCGATCATCGGGCGCGGCAGACCGAGGCAGGTGACGATCTGACTCCGGCTTCCGGGCCGACTCCGCTGACGCTTGCGCTGGAACCTGAGGCACGGCAACTTATCATCTCGGGGCCGAATACGGGCGGAAAGACCGTGGCGCTCAAGACGACTGGGCTGCTCGCGCTGATGGCTCAGGCTGGCGTTCCGGTTCCTGCGAGTGAGGCTGTGTTTCCCCTGTTTACCGGTATCTATGCCGACATCGGCGATGCGCAATCGATCGAATCCAACCTCTCGAGCTTCTCGGCGCACATCGTCAACGTAAACAGGATCGCTGCTGAAGCTACAGGCGATTCGCTTGTGCTGCTGGATGAGCTTGGATCGGCGACCGATCCGGAGGAGGGTGCGGCTCTTGCCGTCGCTATCGCGGGGCACTTCCTGCGGGTGCATGCGTGGTGCTGCATTACGACTCACCTCACGTCGCTGAAGGTCTATGCGGCCAATCATGCGGGTGTGTTGAACGCCGCGGTCGGCTTCAACCAGGAGACGCTGACACCGACGTACGAGCTTCGGCTTGGTGTTCCTGGCGCTTCGGCTGGACTCAACATCGCCTCGCGGCTTGGGCTCGCGCCGGAGATCCTGGCGGAGGCGCGGGCGCAGATGACGACGCAGACCGCGGACATCGGGGCGTTTCTCGACCAGCTTCACGAGCAGCTTGCAGCGGCTGGAACCGAACGTGAGGCGCTTCGGCGGAAGGAGCAGGAGGTTGCGCGGGAGAGGTCGCGGCTCGAGACGGAAGGACGCGCGGAGCAGAA
This genomic window from Granulicella sibirica contains:
- a CDS encoding endonuclease MutS2, whose protein sequence is MPEQTHTIGDVTSSNLLPRIPSPLAHSSSSALQWPALREHIAGHTFSPLGRAWLLALEPSADLGWIEDQQKRTDEMRLFLTRGGSFDFHGLMDPTALLEKARIDGSALEALEIRDLLEVVERVAAWRNLLHDSPSESQRSWPGIAALSAPLLQYDLSGLLRLLRGKIEADGSLSDDASPELRRLRRAMERQHRAIEESLRKALRSFSEGGSTQDELITVRGERFVIPVKAEFKRRVPGVIHGSSSSGQTVFVEPLETIEQNNELVRLLDEEQSEIHRILVAMTRALAAEATPIHLGTCILAEVEAHWARARFALDLDCVRPSFDTPDARSIPSGIAGVLDEPAKQGLSLKGARHPLLELRMRRDHRARQTEAGDDLTPASGPTPLTLALEPEARQLIISGPNTGGKTVALKTTGLLALMAQAGVPVPASEAVFPLFTGIYADIGDAQSIESNLSSFSAHIVNVNRIAAEATGDSLVLLDELGSATDPEEGAALAVAIAGHFLRVHAWCCITTHLTSLKVYAANHAGVLNAAVGFNQETLTPTYELRLGVPGASAGLNIASRLGLAPEILAEARAQMTTQTADIGAFLDQLHEQLAAAGTEREALRRKEQEVARERSRLETEGRAEQKQRTRELEKKLNTLIDDFTYQLKETVKAIDDKKVAQKIARDSDLRMSRLRREFSEQFNSTVVAHTTGADRNDPAAMPHQPKGIKVGDLVKLKSLGRQARVDRLVDGKVFEVSIGPMKMRASIEDIGEVEHIKVVTPLEAARRRGGVTVSTVSGDADYMPSEINVIGRTADEAQQEVERFVDRAFLAGLPRIRIVHGTGMGILRRTLREFLKGHPHVTTVTEPPQNQGGQGATEVELRQ